One genomic region from Equus asinus isolate D_3611 breed Donkey chromosome 10, EquAss-T2T_v2, whole genome shotgun sequence encodes:
- the DNAJB5 gene encoding dnaJ homolog subfamily B member 5 isoform X3 codes for MGKDYYKILGIPSGANEDEIKKAYRKMALKYHPDKNKEPNAEEKFKEIAEAYDVLSDPKKRGLYDQYGEEGLKTGGGSSGGSSGSFHYTFHGDPHATFASFFGGSNPFDIFFASSRSTRPFSSFDPDDMDVDEDEDPFGAFGRFGFNGLSRGPRRAPEPLYPRRKVQDPPVVHELRVSLEEIYHGSTKRMKITRRRLNPDGRTVRTEDKILHIVIKRGWKEGTKITFPKEGDATPDNIPADIVFVLKDKPHAHFRRDGTNVLYSALISLKEALCGCTVNIPTIDGRVIPLPCNDVIKPGTVKRLRGEGLPFPKVPTQRGDLIVEFKVRFPDRLTPQTRQILKQHLPCS; via the exons ATGGGCAAGGATTATTACAAGATTCTTGGGATCCCATCGGGAGCCAATGAGGATGAGATCAAGAAAGCCTATCGGAAGATGGCCTTGAAGTACCACCCAGACAAGAACAAAGAACCCAACGCGGAGGAGAAGTTTAAGGAGATTGCAGAGGCCTACGATGTGCTGAGTGACCCTAAGAAACGGGGCCTCTATGACCAGTATGGGGAGGAAG GCCTGAAGACTGGCGGTGGTTCGTCAGGTGGCTCCAGTGGCTCCTTTCACTACACCTTTCATGGGGACCCTCATGCCACCTTCGCCTCCTTCTTTGGTGGCTCCAACCCCTTCGATATCTTCTTTGCCAGCAGCCGCTCCACTCGACCCTTCAGTAGTTTTGACCCAGATGACATGGATGTGGATGAAGATGAGGACCCATTTGGTGCCTTTGGCCGCTTTGGTTTCAATGGGCTAAGTAGGGGTCCGAGGCGAGCCCCAGAACCACTGTACCCTCGGCGCAAGGTGCAGGACCCACCTGTGGTGCATGAGCTGCGGGTGTCCCTGGAGGAGATCTACCACGGCTCCACCAAACGCATGAAGATCACAAGGCGGCGGCTCAATCCTGATGGGCGAACTGTGCGCACCGAGGACAAGATCCTGCATATTGTCATCAAGCGTGGCTGGAAGGAAGGCACCAAGATCACTTTCCCCAAAGAGGGCGATGCCACACCTGACAACATCCCTGCTGACATTGTCTTCGTGCTCAAAGACAAGCCCCACGCACACTTCCGCCGAGATGGCACCAACGTGCTCTACAGTGCCCTGATCAGCCTCAAGGAG GCGCTGTGTGGCTGCACCGTGAACATTCCCACCATTGATGGTCGAGTGATCCCTTTGCCCTGCAATGATGTCATCAAGCCAGGCACCGTGAAGAGACTCCGAGGGGAGGGCCTTCCTTTCCCCAAAGTGCCCACCCAACGGGGAGACCTCATTGTCGAGTTCAAAGTTCGCTTCCCAGACAGATTAACGCCACAGACACGACAGATCCTTAAGCAGCACCTACCCTGTTCCTAG
- the DNAJB5 gene encoding dnaJ homolog subfamily B member 5 isoform X1: MFKIQLEPLKLRAWTLNGFVKFRNKETSAGPVAVMGKDYYKILGIPSGANEDEIKKAYRKMALKYHPDKNKEPNAEEKFKEIAEAYDVLSDPKKRGLYDQYGEEGLKTGGGSSGGSSGSFHYTFHGDPHATFASFFGGSNPFDIFFASSRSTRPFSSFDPDDMDVDEDEDPFGAFGRFGFNGLSRGPRRAPEPLYPRRKVQDPPVVHELRVSLEEIYHGSTKRMKITRRRLNPDGRTVRTEDKILHIVIKRGWKEGTKITFPKEGDATPDNIPADIVFVLKDKPHAHFRRDGTNVLYSALISLKEALCGCTVNIPTIDGRVIPLPCNDVIKPGTVKRLRGEGLPFPKVPTQRGDLIVEFKVRFPDRLTPQTRQILKQHLPCS; the protein is encoded by the exons ATGTTTAAAATTCAGCTGGAGCCCTTAAAACTTCGAGCGTGGACGCTGAATGGGTTTGTAAAGTTTCG AAACAAGGAGACCAGTGCCGGTCCAGTGGCTGTGATGGGCAAGGATTATTACAAGATTCTTGGGATCCCATCGGGAGCCAATGAGGATGAGATCAAGAAAGCCTATCGGAAGATGGCCTTGAAGTACCACCCAGACAAGAACAAAGAACCCAACGCGGAGGAGAAGTTTAAGGAGATTGCAGAGGCCTACGATGTGCTGAGTGACCCTAAGAAACGGGGCCTCTATGACCAGTATGGGGAGGAAG GCCTGAAGACTGGCGGTGGTTCGTCAGGTGGCTCCAGTGGCTCCTTTCACTACACCTTTCATGGGGACCCTCATGCCACCTTCGCCTCCTTCTTTGGTGGCTCCAACCCCTTCGATATCTTCTTTGCCAGCAGCCGCTCCACTCGACCCTTCAGTAGTTTTGACCCAGATGACATGGATGTGGATGAAGATGAGGACCCATTTGGTGCCTTTGGCCGCTTTGGTTTCAATGGGCTAAGTAGGGGTCCGAGGCGAGCCCCAGAACCACTGTACCCTCGGCGCAAGGTGCAGGACCCACCTGTGGTGCATGAGCTGCGGGTGTCCCTGGAGGAGATCTACCACGGCTCCACCAAACGCATGAAGATCACAAGGCGGCGGCTCAATCCTGATGGGCGAACTGTGCGCACCGAGGACAAGATCCTGCATATTGTCATCAAGCGTGGCTGGAAGGAAGGCACCAAGATCACTTTCCCCAAAGAGGGCGATGCCACACCTGACAACATCCCTGCTGACATTGTCTTCGTGCTCAAAGACAAGCCCCACGCACACTTCCGCCGAGATGGCACCAACGTGCTCTACAGTGCCCTGATCAGCCTCAAGGAG GCGCTGTGTGGCTGCACCGTGAACATTCCCACCATTGATGGTCGAGTGATCCCTTTGCCCTGCAATGATGTCATCAAGCCAGGCACCGTGAAGAGACTCCGAGGGGAGGGCCTTCCTTTCCCCAAAGTGCCCACCCAACGGGGAGACCTCATTGTCGAGTTCAAAGTTCGCTTCCCAGACAGATTAACGCCACAGACACGACAGATCCTTAAGCAGCACCTACCCTGTTCCTAG
- the DNAJB5 gene encoding dnaJ homolog subfamily B member 5 isoform X2 has translation MFKRTVLSCPSPASPPLQARGAFRSFPHFWGEDFLASLMFKIQLEPLKLRAWTLNGFVKFRNKETSAGPVAVMGKDYYKILGIPSGANEDEIKKAYRKMALKYHPDKNKEPNAEEKFKEIAEAYDVLSDPKKRGLYDQYGEEGLKTGGGSSGGSSGSFHYTFHGDPHATFASFFGGSNPFDIFFASSRSTRPFSSFDPDDMDVDEDEDPFGAFGRFGFNGLSRGPRRAPEPLYPRRKVQDPPVVHELRVSLEEIYHGSTKRMKITRRRLNPDGRTVRTEDKILHIVIKRGWKEGTKITFPKEGDATPDNIPADIVFVLKDKPHAHFRRDGTNVLYSALISLKEALCGCTVNIPTIDGRVIPLPCNDVIKPGTVKRLRGEGLPFPKVPTQRGDLIVEFKVRFPDRLTPQTRQILKQHLPCS, from the exons ATGTTTAAGCGCACAGTGCTCTCCTGCCCATCCCCAGCATCACCCCCACTACAGGCCCGAGGAGCTTTCCGGAGCTTCCCACACTTCTGGGGAGAAGACTTCTTAGCCAGCTTGATGTTTAAAATTCAGCTGGAGCCCTTAAAACTTCGAGCGTGGACGCTGAATGGGTTTGTAAAGTTTCG AAACAAGGAGACCAGTGCCGGTCCAGTGGCTGTGATGGGCAAGGATTATTACAAGATTCTTGGGATCCCATCGGGAGCCAATGAGGATGAGATCAAGAAAGCCTATCGGAAGATGGCCTTGAAGTACCACCCAGACAAGAACAAAGAACCCAACGCGGAGGAGAAGTTTAAGGAGATTGCAGAGGCCTACGATGTGCTGAGTGACCCTAAGAAACGGGGCCTCTATGACCAGTATGGGGAGGAAG GCCTGAAGACTGGCGGTGGTTCGTCAGGTGGCTCCAGTGGCTCCTTTCACTACACCTTTCATGGGGACCCTCATGCCACCTTCGCCTCCTTCTTTGGTGGCTCCAACCCCTTCGATATCTTCTTTGCCAGCAGCCGCTCCACTCGACCCTTCAGTAGTTTTGACCCAGATGACATGGATGTGGATGAAGATGAGGACCCATTTGGTGCCTTTGGCCGCTTTGGTTTCAATGGGCTAAGTAGGGGTCCGAGGCGAGCCCCAGAACCACTGTACCCTCGGCGCAAGGTGCAGGACCCACCTGTGGTGCATGAGCTGCGGGTGTCCCTGGAGGAGATCTACCACGGCTCCACCAAACGCATGAAGATCACAAGGCGGCGGCTCAATCCTGATGGGCGAACTGTGCGCACCGAGGACAAGATCCTGCATATTGTCATCAAGCGTGGCTGGAAGGAAGGCACCAAGATCACTTTCCCCAAAGAGGGCGATGCCACACCTGACAACATCCCTGCTGACATTGTCTTCGTGCTCAAAGACAAGCCCCACGCACACTTCCGCCGAGATGGCACCAACGTGCTCTACAGTGCCCTGATCAGCCTCAAGGAG GCGCTGTGTGGCTGCACCGTGAACATTCCCACCATTGATGGTCGAGTGATCCCTTTGCCCTGCAATGATGTCATCAAGCCAGGCACCGTGAAGAGACTCCGAGGGGAGGGCCTTCCTTTCCCCAAAGTGCCCACCCAACGGGGAGACCTCATTGTCGAGTTCAAAGTTCGCTTCCCAGACAGATTAACGCCACAGACACGACAGATCCTTAAGCAGCACCTACCCTGTTCCTAG